A genomic segment from Microbacterium sp. SORGH_AS_0428 encodes:
- a CDS encoding MerR family transcriptional regulator, which translates to MSDGSDLSVGQAARRLGVTVRTLHHWDEIELARPSVREDSGYRRYAGADMERLHRIVVYRELGIGLDHIRIILDGSALEAADVLRTQRARLGERIEELRRRGEDVERMIDAYENGLTLTVREQVEAFGPEWDPRWPLQARERYGDTGQWQQYAERSAKRDAADWTRIAQTVSALDAELAAAMDADAEPGSERANALVDRHREVFSQYFPLTRSMQVCLGRMYEADPAFTAHYDAVRPGLATWLRRAIDARARGEGLDPDTATWE; encoded by the coding sequence ATGTCTGACGGGAGCGACCTCAGCGTCGGGCAGGCGGCTCGCCGGCTCGGTGTCACGGTGCGCACCCTGCATCACTGGGACGAGATCGAGCTCGCCAGGCCTTCCGTCCGCGAGGACAGCGGTTATCGCCGGTACGCGGGCGCCGACATGGAGCGGCTGCACCGCATCGTCGTCTACCGCGAGCTCGGGATCGGACTCGACCACATCCGCATCATCCTCGACGGCTCGGCGCTCGAGGCGGCCGACGTGCTCCGCACGCAACGGGCCCGGCTGGGTGAGCGCATCGAGGAGCTGCGGCGTCGCGGCGAGGATGTCGAGCGGATGATCGACGCATACGAGAACGGCCTCACGCTCACGGTGCGCGAGCAGGTGGAGGCGTTCGGCCCCGAGTGGGATCCGCGGTGGCCGCTGCAGGCGCGCGAGCGGTACGGCGACACCGGCCAGTGGCAGCAGTACGCGGAACGCTCGGCGAAGCGGGATGCGGCGGACTGGACGCGCATCGCGCAGACCGTCAGCGCGCTGGACGCGGAGCTGGCGGCCGCGATGGATGCAGACGCCGAGCCGGGCAGCGAGCGTGCGAACGCGCTCGTCGACCGTCACCGCGAGGTCTTCTCGCAGTACTTCCCGCTCACGCGCAGCATGCAGGTCTGCCTGGGCCGCATGTATGAAGCGGATCCCGCCTTCACCGCGCACTACGACGCTGTGCGACCGGGCCTCGCCACGTGGCTGCGCCGTGCGATCGATGCCCGTGCCCGCGGCGAGGGTCTCGACCCCGACACCGCCACCTGGGAGTGA
- a CDS encoding VOC family protein, whose translation MSDFSHAFDISPVPPPGPDAVAPELFRGIYGMPMFVTIPSADLAASVDFWTRGLGFFELFAIPGQLVHLRRWAFQDVLLVPAASAAQAPPAMSVSFACVLGQIDDIADAVRAVDAEAMTGPRDTAWNTRDVEVLTPENARVVFTAAKPFDPSSEATAALRAAGIGVEEDDNGEHV comes from the coding sequence ATGAGCGACTTCTCCCACGCCTTCGACATCAGTCCCGTGCCCCCGCCCGGGCCGGACGCCGTCGCCCCGGAACTGTTCCGCGGCATCTACGGCATGCCCATGTTCGTCACGATCCCCTCGGCGGATCTCGCCGCATCCGTCGACTTCTGGACCCGCGGGCTGGGCTTCTTCGAGCTCTTCGCGATCCCGGGGCAGCTCGTGCACCTGCGCCGGTGGGCGTTCCAGGACGTGCTGCTGGTGCCGGCGGCATCCGCGGCGCAGGCGCCGCCGGCGATGAGCGTCAGCTTCGCCTGTGTGCTGGGCCAGATCGACGACATCGCGGATGCGGTGCGCGCCGTGGATGCGGAAGCGATGACCGGCCCGCGCGACACCGCATGGAACACCCGCGACGTCGAGGTGCTGACGCCCGAGAACGCTCGGGTCGTGTTCACCGCGGCCAAGCCGTTCGATCCGTCGAGCGAAGCGACGGCCGCTCTGCGCGCCGCCGGTATCGGCGTCGAGGAAGACGACAATGGTGAGCATGTCTGA